One segment of Methylocella silvestris BL2 DNA contains the following:
- a CDS encoding immunity 52 family protein — MRANSPEYYIHAGWGPRAETPDVIAARFLTCIDRLKEIHPAYDQWIFALNNKPKKFKALRDDLPAAVAANVARAEDGAPTPIYGYRPRVLNNMGKAHSRSLSVKATAGSWATSGHFVNSAQIGTARAIAPDPTIIAYPVFKAALLALAESFDATYCAAYPMQLRYFGDRTKKLRLAWMHYMAPRFAPLITPPPSAIVERTARGALLLSATDETFRIENPEHMAAAEDILKALAPFEALPWPPDAQPK, encoded by the coding sequence ATGCGCGCAAATTCGCCGGAATACTACATTCACGCCGGCTGGGGACCACGAGCAGAGACGCCCGACGTGATCGCAGCGCGCTTTCTCACATGCATCGACCGGCTCAAGGAGATCCATCCAGCCTATGATCAGTGGATCTTCGCGCTTAACAACAAGCCGAAGAAATTTAAAGCTCTGCGCGATGACCTGCCGGCCGCTGTCGCAGCCAATGTGGCGCGCGCCGAGGATGGAGCGCCGACGCCAATCTACGGATACCGGCCGAGGGTTCTGAACAATATGGGAAAAGCGCACTCGCGCTCGCTGTCCGTGAAAGCAACCGCCGGATCGTGGGCGACTTCCGGGCATTTCGTAAACTCCGCCCAAATCGGAACCGCCCGCGCCATCGCGCCGGATCCCACGATCATCGCTTATCCCGTCTTCAAGGCGGCGCTGCTGGCGCTCGCCGAAAGTTTTGACGCTACTTATTGTGCCGCCTATCCGATGCAGCTTCGGTATTTCGGCGACAGAACCAAAAAACTCCGCCTCGCCTGGATGCATTATATGGCGCCACGCTTCGCGCCCCTGATCACGCCGCCGCCTTCAGCGATCGTCGAGCGCACCGCGCGCGGCGCCCTGTTGCTATCTGCGACCGATGAAACCTTCCGTATCGAAAACCCAGAACACATGGCCGCCGCCGAAGACATTCTGAAAGCCCTCGCACCCTTCGAGGCGCTGCCGTGGCCGCCCGACGCGCAGCCCAAATAG
- a CDS encoding ABC transporter ATP-binding protein/permease produces the protein MIFLAALVAVFSLVTGVIGAMQRDATVLLLAVTGLICAYTTFKSPKISSFLQIFAAIFAAETVLFGVVFMISQVGMWPASLADYVLPESLPLTVAIFAILVYAISFIPVVQSMTRIGDRYFDASGATSVKIWPLPSFVMRERWLAIMMVVFLVVINQAQVGIQVRLSFFSRDWFNAIQNKDQAAFWSQLFTVFTPWAFIYIASAILEFVVASTLIIRWRRWLTEDYVSRWLDRHTHYRMSLAGGLADNPDQRISEDVNRFINGGQEGYGIYTFSILLISNLSSLVSFAILLWDLSANFTLPGTSIAVPGFLFWVALIYAGFGTWITHLIGRSLVQLSFARQRYEADFRFSLARLREYAEQVALLSGESAEKASLGQRFMAIITNYFQIVRVRKNLIGFTASYGQLSPIIPYIVAAPFYFAGKITLGVMTQTARAFGSVDSALTFFVTYYVSLADFKAVLDRLISFDASIEAVQPPGGILRAITSPSRTQDIGLTGVTLKLPDGRVIVKDVNLQLAAGEPTLLTGASGSGKSTLFRAISGIWPIGEGTVSAPDGARLMLLPQKPYIPNGTLIGAVTYPAAPDAYDEADVRAALAAASLPHFADQLHVDDNWGQRLSGGEQQRLAVARALLAKPDWLFLDEATASMDENLETKVYDILFKELRETTIVSIGHRSSLIERHKRHIEMRPGSDGAFTLVENSVPA, from the coding sequence ATGATTTTTCTCGCCGCCCTCGTCGCCGTTTTTTCGCTTGTCACTGGCGTCATCGGCGCGATGCAACGGGACGCGACTGTCCTGCTTCTGGCCGTCACGGGACTGATTTGCGCCTATACGACGTTCAAATCTCCGAAGATTTCGAGCTTCCTGCAGATTTTCGCGGCGATCTTCGCGGCCGAAACCGTGTTGTTCGGCGTCGTGTTCATGATTTCGCAGGTCGGCATGTGGCCGGCCTCGCTCGCCGATTACGTCCTGCCGGAGAGCCTGCCGCTCACCGTCGCGATCTTCGCCATCCTCGTTTACGCCATTTCATTTATTCCCGTCGTGCAGTCGATGACGCGCATCGGCGACCGCTATTTCGACGCGAGCGGGGCGACCAGCGTCAAGATCTGGCCGCTGCCGTCCTTTGTGATGAGAGAGCGCTGGCTCGCCATCATGATGGTGGTCTTCCTCGTCGTCATCAATCAGGCCCAGGTCGGCATCCAGGTGCGCCTGTCGTTCTTCTCGCGCGACTGGTTCAACGCCATCCAGAACAAGGACCAGGCCGCCTTCTGGTCGCAGCTCTTTACCGTCTTCACGCCCTGGGCCTTCATCTATATCGCTTCGGCGATCCTCGAATTCGTCGTCGCCTCCACCTTGATCATCCGCTGGCGGCGCTGGCTTACCGAGGATTATGTCTCGCGCTGGCTCGACCGCCATACGCATTACCGCATGTCGCTCGCGGGCGGCCTCGCCGACAACCCCGACCAGCGCATCTCGGAGGACGTGAACCGCTTCATCAACGGCGGTCAGGAAGGCTATGGAATCTATACCTTCTCGATCCTTTTGATCTCGAACCTCTCTTCGCTCGTGTCCTTCGCGATCCTCCTCTGGGACCTGTCCGCCAATTTCACCCTGCCCGGAACCTCGATCGCCGTGCCCGGATTCCTGTTCTGGGTGGCGCTGATCTATGCCGGCTTCGGCACCTGGATCACGCATCTCATCGGCCGCTCGCTGGTTCAGCTCTCCTTCGCGCGGCAGCGCTATGAGGCCGATTTTCGCTTCTCCCTCGCGCGTCTGCGCGAATATGCCGAGCAGGTCGCGCTGCTCTCCGGCGAATCCGCTGAGAAAGCCTCGCTCGGGCAGCGCTTCATGGCGATCATCACCAATTATTTTCAGATCGTGCGGGTGCGCAAGAATCTGATCGGCTTTACCGCCTCCTATGGCCAGCTCAGCCCGATCATTCCCTATATCGTCGCGGCGCCCTTTTATTTCGCCGGAAAAATCACGCTCGGCGTCATGACCCAGACGGCGCGCGCTTTCGGCAGCGTCGACAGCGCGCTGACCTTCTTCGTGACCTATTACGTCTCGCTCGCCGATTTCAAAGCAGTGCTCGACCGTCTGATTTCGTTCGACGCCTCGATCGAGGCCGTGCAGCCCCCCGGCGGAATTTTGCGCGCGATCACGTCCCCGTCGCGGACTCAAGACATCGGCCTCACAGGCGTGACGCTCAAACTTCCCGACGGACGCGTGATCGTCAAAGACGTCAATCTGCAGCTGGCGGCTGGCGAGCCGACGCTGCTGACCGGCGCGTCCGGCTCCGGCAAATCGACGCTGTTCCGGGCCATTTCGGGCATATGGCCGATCGGTGAGGGGACGGTCTCGGCTCCCGACGGCGCGCGGCTGATGCTGCTGCCGCAAAAGCCCTATATCCCCAACGGCACGCTGATCGGCGCCGTCACCTATCCGGCCGCGCCCGACGCTTATGATGAAGCCGACGTCCGCGCGGCGCTGGCCGCGGCGAGCCTGCCGCATTTCGCCGATCAGCTCCATGTCGACGACAATTGGGGCCAGCGTCTGTCCGGCGGCGAGCAGCAACGCCTCGCCGTCGCCCGCGCCCTGCTCGCCAAGCCCGACTGGCTGTTCCTCGATGAGGCGACCGCGTCGATGGACGAAAATCTGGAGACGAAAGTCTACGATATTTTGTTCAAGGAGCTGCGCGAGACGACGATCGTCTCGATCGGCCATCGCTCCAGCCTGATCGAACGGCACAAGCGGCATATCGAAATGCGCCCGGGAAGCGACGGCGCCTTCACGCTGGTCGAGAATTCCGTCCCCGCGTGA
- a CDS encoding Crp/Fnr family transcriptional regulator — protein sequence MTASAGMAAGPSLLDFLNSADGAALRARFQEKSMPKGALFRDQDRADRVFVVLSGRLRAYLTAEGRELSLAYLTEGEIFSTHTRAEIEAVEDTRLLLAERRMLEGELAHYPPLRAAIIRVLARVLSQAMTVIEDLAFHDVRGRIARYLLRCARRDGAAEAGQIIRVGLSMDELAALLGSTRQTASTEFNALIREDVIARKDRQHFLLRDPAKLLAAAGVAEDVS from the coding sequence GTGACGGCCTCCGCCGGCATGGCCGCGGGACCGTCTCTCCTCGACTTCCTGAACAGTGCGGACGGCGCGGCCTTACGAGCCCGCTTCCAGGAAAAGTCGATGCCAAAGGGCGCGCTGTTTCGCGATCAGGACCGCGCGGATCGCGTTTTTGTCGTCCTGTCAGGCCGGCTGCGCGCCTATCTCACGGCGGAAGGACGCGAACTCAGCCTCGCCTATCTGACCGAGGGCGAGATTTTCAGCACACATACGCGGGCCGAGATCGAGGCGGTCGAGGACACGCGGCTGCTGCTCGCCGAGAGGCGCATGCTCGAAGGCGAACTCGCGCATTACCCGCCCTTGCGGGCCGCCATTATCCGCGTGCTCGCCCGCGTGCTGTCGCAGGCGATGACCGTGATCGAAGACCTTGCCTTTCACGACGTGCGTGGGCGGATCGCGCGCTACCTGCTGCGCTGCGCCCGGCGCGACGGCGCGGCGGAGGCCGGGCAGATCATCCGCGTGGGCCTCAGCATGGATGAGCTTGCGGCCTTGCTCGGCTCGACGCGGCAAACGGCCTCGACGGAGTTCAACGCGCTGATCCGCGAGGACGTCATCGCCCGCAAAGACCGGCAGCATTTCCTGCTGCGGGATCCAGCGAAATTGCTTGCGGCGGCAGGCGTCGCCGAAGATGTCAGCTAG
- the cowN gene encoding N(2)-fixation sustaining protein CowN: MGKYDRYISFKNANWESQSSGVMDGLKPHIEAADSPFWVYFMRQRELAHQRGLDDLRVLHNFLPTLRELLEELDDQPTLALLEQLEESCM; encoded by the coding sequence ATGGGCAAATACGACCGTTACATCAGCTTCAAAAACGCCAATTGGGAAAGTCAGTCGAGCGGCGTCATGGATGGCCTCAAGCCTCATATCGAGGCGGCCGACAGTCCCTTCTGGGTCTATTTTATGCGCCAGCGCGAACTCGCGCATCAGCGCGGGCTCGACGATTTGCGGGTCTTGCATAATTTTCTGCCGACCTTACGCGAATTGCTCGAAGAGTTGGACGATCAGCCAACGCTCGCGCTGCTCGAGCAGCTCGAAGAAAGCTGCATGTAG
- a CDS encoding CU044_2847 family protein, with protein MPARIIIDFAEGNIVLFGGAPEPGVADSGFVNGTTRATADVVKAAFGSLSEIAATMEAAISALPQRPETVEIEFGATLSTEGDLWVVGAHAAPEFKIKLAWGKP; from the coding sequence ATGCCGGCGCGCATAATCATTGATTTTGCCGAGGGAAATATTGTGCTGTTCGGCGGCGCCCCTGAGCCGGGAGTGGCCGATTCGGGCTTCGTCAACGGCACGACGAGAGCCACCGCGGATGTCGTCAAAGCGGCTTTCGGCTCGCTTAGTGAAATCGCCGCGACGATGGAGGCTGCGATCAGCGCGCTGCCGCAAAGACCGGAAACGGTCGAGATCGAATTCGGCGCGACGCTGAGCACGGAAGGCGATCTCTGGGTCGTCGGCGCGCATGCGGCGCCCGAATTCAAGATCAAGCTCGCCTGGGGCAAGCCATAA
- the hisG gene encoding ATP phosphoribosyltransferase, whose translation MSDPFVLAVPSKGRLQENAAAFFARAGLEIAQGRGARDYRGSLVGVKNVEIAFLSAADIVAQLASGQVHLGVTGEDLVRESIADADDKVALLTPLGFGFANVVVAAPRAWIDVKTMADLEDVAASYRARRGQRMRVATKYVNLTRRFFAKMHVSDYRIVESSGATEGAPAAGQAELIVDITTTGATLAANALKILDDGIILRSQANLVASLSADWSGPARENARAILSRIAAEELARTTREVSTVLPCAPASLATEAQSLFSARLRFCAQDGRMSLNCPAEKVAALADWLIGRGADHVGVTALDYVFSAENPLYEKLIAKLTPAT comes from the coding sequence ATGAGCGATCCTTTCGTCCTCGCTGTCCCTTCCAAGGGGCGGCTCCAGGAAAACGCCGCCGCCTTTTTCGCGCGGGCCGGGCTCGAGATCGCACAGGGACGCGGCGCGCGCGATTATCGCGGCTCGCTGGTCGGCGTCAAAAACGTCGAGATCGCTTTTCTGTCTGCGGCCGACATCGTCGCGCAGCTGGCGAGCGGGCAGGTGCATCTTGGCGTGACCGGCGAGGATCTTGTCCGGGAATCGATCGCCGACGCCGACGATAAGGTGGCGCTGCTGACGCCGCTTGGCTTCGGCTTCGCCAATGTCGTCGTCGCCGCGCCGCGCGCCTGGATCGACGTCAAAACCATGGCCGATCTCGAGGATGTGGCGGCAAGCTATCGCGCAAGGCGCGGCCAGCGCATGCGGGTGGCGACCAAATATGTCAATCTGACCCGGCGGTTCTTCGCCAAAATGCATGTGTCGGATTATCGCATCGTCGAAAGCTCGGGGGCGACCGAGGGTGCGCCCGCGGCGGGGCAGGCCGAGCTCATCGTCGACATCACGACGACGGGGGCGACGCTCGCCGCCAATGCGCTGAAAATTCTCGACGACGGGATCATCCTGCGCTCGCAGGCCAATCTGGTCGCCTCGCTCAGCGCCGATTGGAGCGGACCGGCGCGGGAGAATGCGCGGGCGATTTTGTCGCGCATCGCCGCGGAAGAACTCGCCCGCACGACGCGCGAGGTTTCGACCGTGCTGCCCTGCGCGCCGGCTTCCCTGGCGACGGAGGCGCAAAGCCTGTTTTCGGCGCGGCTGCGCTTTTGCGCGCAGGACGGCCGCATGAGCCTGAATTGTCCGGCCGAGAAAGTTGCGGCGCTGGCCGACTGGCTGATCGGGCGCGGCGCCGATCATGTCGGCGTCACGGCGCTCGACTATGTCTTCTCGGCGGAAAATCCGCTCTATGAAAAGCTCATCGCCAAGCTGACGCCCGCGACGTGA
- a CDS encoding ATP phosphoribosyltransferase regulatory subunit — MSPDNDPFDAVALHLARAGYQRCEPAILQPASIFFDSGEDLRGQLYLTSDLSGADYCLRPEYTIPVSQHYLASGLAGESAAYSYCGPVFRYAPNEPSEFIQAGVESFGRRDLEAADAEILTLALDAAGVAGEFDLEVRIGDAGLFSKLLESLDLAPQWRRRIARGHSQGKSVAAILNATQNGAAHDHSGVLKVLEGADKKGARAFVEDLLSIAGIASVGGRTPGEIADRFLEQAALRGGAGVSAETVSVIERFFAIKGDPDQASAALRRLAADAKLDLAAGLDAFDTRLGFIAALGFDLAALHFEASFTRNLDYYTGFVFEAHDRARPAAKPIVAGGRYDQLLQTLGAAEPIPAVGASIWVDRLRPDGSAK; from the coding sequence TTGAGCCCCGATAACGATCCCTTCGACGCCGTAGCACTGCATCTTGCGCGCGCAGGCTATCAGCGCTGCGAGCCGGCGATCCTGCAGCCGGCCTCGATCTTCTTCGATTCCGGCGAGGATCTGCGCGGCCAGCTTTATCTGACGAGCGATCTCTCCGGCGCCGATTATTGCCTGCGGCCCGAATATACGATCCCCGTCTCGCAGCATTATCTCGCCTCGGGATTGGCGGGCGAGAGCGCCGCCTATTCCTATTGCGGCCCGGTGTTCCGCTACGCCCCCAACGAGCCGAGCGAATTCATCCAGGCCGGCGTCGAGAGTTTTGGCCGACGCGACCTTGAAGCCGCCGACGCGGAAATTCTGACGCTCGCGCTGGACGCGGCCGGGGTCGCCGGGGAATTCGATCTCGAAGTGCGGATCGGCGACGCCGGCCTCTTCTCGAAACTCCTCGAATCGCTCGACCTCGCGCCGCAATGGCGCCGCCGCATTGCGCGCGGCCATAGCCAGGGCAAGAGCGTCGCGGCGATCCTCAACGCCACGCAGAATGGCGCGGCGCATGATCATTCTGGAGTGCTGAAAGTGCTGGAGGGCGCCGACAAGAAGGGCGCCCGCGCCTTCGTCGAGGATCTGTTGTCGATTGCGGGCATCGCCTCGGTCGGCGGCCGAACTCCCGGCGAAATCGCCGACCGCTTTCTGGAGCAGGCCGCGCTCCGCGGCGGCGCGGGCGTCTCCGCTGAGACGGTTTCGGTGATCGAGCGCTTTTTCGCAATCAAGGGCGATCCCGATCAGGCGTCGGCAGCGCTGCGCCGCCTCGCGGCTGACGCGAAGCTCGATCTTGCCGCCGGGCTCGACGCCTTCGACACGCGGCTCGGCTTTATCGCCGCGCTCGGCTTCGATCTCGCCGCGCTGCATTTCGAGGCGAGTTTTACGCGCAATCTCGACTATTACACCGGCTTCGTCTTCGAAGCGCACGACCGCGCGCGGCCCGCGGCAAAGCCGATCGTCGCGGGGGGGCGCTACGATCAGCTGTTGCAGACGCTGGGAGCAGCTGAGCCCATTCCGGCCGTCGGCGCCTCGATCTGGGTCGACCGGCTGCGCCCCGACGGGAGCGCAAAATGA
- the hisS gene encoding histidine--tRNA ligase yields the protein MTDDKTTPARASAKLPRGFGDRGPAEIAATEKMLAAIRASYELYGFEAVETPFIEFTDALGKFLPDLDRPNEGVFSFKDDDESWLSLRYDLTAPLARFVAENFDKLPKPYRSYRAGYVFRNEKPGPGRFRQFMQFDADTVGAPSVAADAEMCMMAADTLERLGVKRGDYVIKVNNRKVLDGVLEAIGLGGEENAGRRMTVLRAIDKLDKFGPEGVALLLGPGRKDESGDFTKGAGLERTAVERVLNYVAAQGEGTAQMLGVLRASVAGSQRGEEGVAELAEIAALIDAAGFSARIRIDPSVVRGLEYYTGPVFEAELTFEVQGEDGKPVRFGSIGGGGRYDGLVGRFRGENVPATGFSIGVSRLYSALKAVGSPIVSAASQPGPVVVLVLDREHLARYQGFVTALRSADIRAELYLGGSGMNAQLKYADKRGSLCAVIQGSNERDHAEGARVTIRDLALGAELAGASKDRADYLELRAKAQFTVAEQNLVDAVREVMARRS from the coding sequence ATGACCGACGACAAAACGACCCCCGCGCGCGCCAGCGCAAAATTGCCGCGCGGCTTTGGCGATCGCGGCCCCGCCGAGATCGCCGCGACCGAGAAAATGCTCGCCGCCATTCGCGCCTCTTATGAGCTCTATGGTTTTGAGGCGGTCGAAACGCCTTTCATCGAATTCACCGACGCGCTGGGCAAATTTCTGCCCGATCTCGACCGTCCGAACGAAGGGGTCTTTTCCTTCAAGGATGACGACGAGAGCTGGCTGTCGCTGCGCTATGATCTCACCGCGCCGCTCGCGCGCTTCGTCGCCGAAAATTTCGACAAATTGCCAAAACCCTATCGCAGCTATCGCGCCGGCTATGTGTTTCGCAATGAGAAGCCGGGGCCGGGACGGTTTCGCCAATTCATGCAGTTCGACGCTGACACGGTCGGCGCCCCCTCCGTCGCCGCCGACGCCGAGATGTGCATGATGGCGGCCGACACGCTGGAGCGCCTCGGAGTCAAGCGCGGCGACTATGTGATCAAGGTCAACAACCGCAAGGTGTTGGACGGGGTTCTGGAGGCGATCGGCTTGGGCGGCGAAGAGAACGCCGGCCGGCGGATGACGGTTTTGCGCGCCATCGACAAGCTCGACAAATTCGGACCGGAGGGCGTCGCGCTTCTGCTCGGGCCGGGGCGCAAGGATGAGAGCGGTGATTTCACCAAGGGCGCGGGGCTTGAACGAACCGCGGTCGAGCGTGTGCTCAACTATGTCGCTGCGCAAGGGGAGGGGACGGCGCAGATGCTTGGCGTTTTGCGCGCGTCGGTCGCCGGATCGCAGCGCGGCGAAGAAGGCGTCGCGGAACTCGCCGAGATTGCCGCCCTGATTGACGCCGCAGGCTTCAGCGCGCGCATCCGCATCGACCCTTCTGTCGTGCGCGGCCTCGAATATTATACCGGCCCCGTCTTCGAGGCCGAGCTGACTTTCGAGGTTCAGGGCGAGGACGGCAAACCTGTCCGTTTCGGCTCGATCGGCGGCGGCGGCCGCTATGACGGTCTCGTCGGGCGGTTTCGCGGCGAGAATGTTCCGGCCACCGGTTTTTCCATTGGCGTCTCGCGACTCTATTCCGCGCTGAAGGCGGTCGGCTCGCCCATCGTCTCCGCTGCGTCGCAGCCCGGCCCCGTCGTGGTGCTTGTGCTCGATCGCGAACATCTCGCGCGCTATCAGGGTTTTGTCACGGCGCTGCGCAGCGCGGACATCCGCGCCGAACTCTATCTCGGCGGCTCGGGCATGAACGCGCAGCTGAAATACGCCGACAAGCGCGGCTCGCTCTGCGCCGTCATTCAGGGTTCGAACGAGCGCGACCACGCCGAAGGTGCGCGCGTGACGATCCGCGACCTCGCGCTCGGCGCCGAACTCGCCGGCGCCAGCAAGGACCGCGCAGATTACCTCGAACTGCGCGCCAAGGCGCAATTCACCGTCGCCGAGCAAAATCTGGTCGACGCTGTCAGGGAAGTGATGGCGCGCCGATCTTAA
- a CDS encoding DUF2076 domain-containing protein codes for MSPEERQLLQGLFERIQAAGGGPRDRDAEAFINDAVKAAPYAPYLLAQTTIVQDQALRAANDRLQQLEAEVQQLNQRLAQAEAQAPQQSGGFLGGLGSLFGGGAPPQRNDAPPPGWNRQPPQQGGWRDQPQQQGYGQPQGGPWGAPQGGPMGGPMGGGFGGAPGGGGFLKGALGAAAGVAGGVLLADSIKGLFGSSAHAASGLGIGAGVPGADASLASNPGGETIVNNYYGDDAVRQADYQQDADQDQDDYQDAGDYSGGDDSSDI; via the coding sequence ATGTCACCCGAGGAACGCCAGTTGCTCCAAGGCCTGTTCGAGCGCATTCAAGCCGCCGGCGGCGGGCCGCGCGACAGGGACGCCGAGGCTTTTATCAATGACGCCGTGAAGGCGGCGCCCTATGCGCCCTACCTTCTCGCCCAGACGACGATCGTTCAGGATCAAGCCCTGCGCGCCGCCAATGATCGGCTGCAGCAGCTTGAGGCGGAAGTTCAGCAGCTCAATCAGCGCCTCGCCCAGGCCGAAGCGCAAGCCCCGCAACAGAGCGGCGGATTTTTGGGCGGCCTAGGCTCGCTCTTTGGCGGCGGCGCCCCGCCGCAGCGCAATGATGCTCCCCCGCCCGGCTGGAATCGTCAGCCTCCGCAGCAAGGCGGATGGCGCGACCAGCCGCAGCAGCAAGGCTATGGCCAGCCCCAGGGCGGTCCGTGGGGCGCTCCGCAGGGCGGGCCAATGGGCGGTCCCATGGGCGGCGGCTTTGGCGGCGCGCCGGGCGGCGGCGGCTTCCTTAAAGGCGCGCTCGGCGCTGCGGCCGGCGTCGCCGGCGGCGTATTGCTCGCCGATTCGATCAAGGGGCTGTTCGGCAGCAGCGCCCATGCCGCCAGCGGCCTTGGCATCGGCGCCGGCGTTCCGGGCGCGGACGCCAGCCTCGCCAGCAACCCCGGCGGCGAAACCATCGTCAACAATTACTATGGCGACGACGCCGTCCGGCAGGCCGACTACCAGCAGGACGCCGACCAGGATCAGGATGATTATCAGGATGCCGGCGATTATTCGGGCGGCGACGATTCGAGCGACATCTGA